In Planktothrix serta PCC 8927, the genomic stretch TATGAATTTGTACCGCCCGATCATCAGGACGCATTTTTTTCGCTTCTTCAAAAATCCGAATGGCTTGTTTAAAATCTTTAGCTAAATAAGCCATTCTCGCTTGATTAAAACAATCTAAAAACTCTTTTGCGGGTGCATCTAAAGCCAGAGAACGATTACCAATTAACTCATAAATACTCACCGCCTGATTCTTTCCTTTAACCCGAACTCGATCCAACTCCCGAACCCAAATTTTATCTTGGCATAAATGATAGGTCATCTCACTAATAATAATATCACAACCATATTGTTTAGTAATTTGTTCCAGACGAGAACTTAAATTCACCCCATCTCCAATTACAGTATAGTCCATGCGTTTTTGTGAGCCAATATTTCCCGATACCACTTCACCCGAACTCATCCCAATACCGATTCTAATTTGGGGTTCATCCGGTCGCATTTGGTTAAATTCCTTTAAGCGTCGGCGCATATCTAAAGCCGATTTTACCGCCATCCAAGCATGATTATCTCGCAGGGGAAGGGGTGCACCAAATACCGCCATTAACGCATCCCCAATGAATTTATCTAAAGTACCTTCATGGGAAAAAACCGCTTCTACCATCGTTTCAAAATATTGGTTTAATAAAGCTACCACATCTGAAGCTTCTAAATTTTCGGTTAACGTTGTATAACCCCGAATATCGGAAAATAAAATCGTGACTTCTTTGCGTTCTCCCACCATTAAAACATCTTCTCCGAGTGCCATCACCTGTTCAGCAACACCCGGAGTCATATATCGATACATGGTGGTTTTCATCCGTTTTTCGCGGCTAATATCTTCTAAGACAACTAACCCTCCTCTCACCCCTCCTTCCGGGTTTGTTAGGGGGTTAACGGTTAAATTAATACTGCGTTCAATTTCCCGAACTTGCTGTTTAGAATAAGTTGTATCCTTGTGTTGTAAAGCTGTGGATTCTCCCCAAGGATAATAAAGTTCGGGATGATAGCGATCAGGAATTCCTAAAACGGGAATTATTTGGGTAATATTATCTTTAGTTTCTTCCTGTTTAATTAAACCGACGGTTAAACTTTGTTCGGGGACATAATGACGGGCGGCATGGCGTAAACTATCTTCTAAACGGAATCTTAAATTTTCAATGGGTACAACTTCCCACACATAACGACCCGTTAATTTTTCTTCCCAATATTGACGAATAGTGCGCTCGCCCGCTTGCGGTTTTGGACAGCCTAACAACTCCAAGGCTGCATCATTAATTGTCACAATTCTTCCTTTTAAATCCGTCGAAATTACCACATCAGAAAGACTTTGTAAAATATCCTTTTGATATTGTTTTTCCACCATCACATTTTCAAATAACTGAGCATTTTGCAAAGCAATTCCTGCCTGAGCATTAAACGCCCTTAAAAATTCCTCATCGGAATTTGTAAAACTGCCTTTATTCTTATTAATTAACTGAGTCACCCCAATTAATTCTCCCGCCGCATTATAAACAGGCATACATAAAATATTGCGAGTTTGATAACCTGTTCTGCGATCAGTTGTGGGGTCAAAACGTGGATCGCAATAGGCATCAGGAATATTTAAAACTTGACCCGTTGACGCCACATAACCTGCAATGCCTCGATTCGCCGGAATCCGAATTTCCATCATTTTTGAACCCTCGGCATTTGCAACTTTTGTCCACAATTCATGGGTCTCTTTTTTTAATAAAAATAACGTGCTGCGATCGGCTTGCATTAAATCCCGTGCCTGTTCCATTACCGCTTTTAATGTCGTTTCTAAATCCAAACTTTGTCCTAAGGTCGTTGTTGCTTTTAATAATGCAGCGACTCCCCGTTGATTTCGAGCGGCAACAAAAAACGATTGACAACTTTCTAAAATAATCCCAATAGAATCAGCAAAGGCGCGAAATTGTTGTTCATCTTCTTCTGTAAACGCTAAATCTTCCGCTTTATTTAGCAGTCGCACCACCGCCACGGCTTCCTCTGGTTTTTGACTGCTAAAAATCGGCATACACAGAATAGTCCGGGTATGATATTCGGCGGGTTCATCGACTTCCGCATCAAATAACGGACAGTTGTGAGCATCCGCCACATTCATCGCTTTTCCCGTGCGGGCAACATATCCTAAAATTCCCGAATCCATTGGTAAACGAATTTCTTTCGCTTGTCCGGTTCCCTCCTGAACTTTGGTATACCAGAGTTGGTTTTTACCTCGATTAATTAAAAAAATGGTTGTACAATCAGCTTGCAGAAGTTGCCCAATTTTTAGGGTAAAAGCATCAAGCAACTGTTCTAACAAGGTTTCGATCGCTTCATTATTAATTAGATCAATTGCCCGCAAAAATTGCTGGAATTCTGCGGTAATAAAATCTAAAATGCAAATAAATTCCCCAATTGGCAGATTTTTGACACGCGCTGCCAACAGGCCCATACGATCCACTTGTGTAAGCGTAGCTAAGATGCTACCAGCATTAGAAAAAGTCATGGGAAGGGGATAGTTGGGGTGAAGGATAGAGAACTCAAAAACTCTGATCCCAGAGGGTTAAGTGGTTTTGATCGAATCAAACTTTCCCAACTATAGAGATATAGATAGAATGAATAGTTGACACTCCTCAGCCTAAAGGCATGAGGATTGTTTAGAGGAGAGAGTTTTCGATGAGTAGATGATAACAGACAAGAGATGGTCATAGTTTCCATCCTTGCCTTCAATCTAAAGTTTCTCGTGAGCCCTAAGCGACAAAGGGCAAAGAGTAACGGCTGAGAATTTCTTGATAGTAAGATCGTAGCTGTTGAGTAGCCGCAGTCCATCCCCAGCGTTCTGCTTCTAAACGGGCATTTTGGCGCAGGGTTTCCCGTTCTTGCGGGTTTGCCAATAACCGTTGAGTTGCTGTAATTGCCCCATCTTCGTCACCGGGATCAAACAAATAGCCATTAATGCCATCGGTGACAATATCAGGAATTCCCCCAGACCGAGCCGCCACCACTGGAGTTCCTGCGGCCATTGCTTCCAATAGCACTAACCCTAGGGTTTCGGTACGCGAGGGGAAAATAAACGCATCCGCCGACGCATAGGCCGTTGCCAGGTCTTTCCCCCGGAGATAGCCGACAAAATGGGTGGGGGTTTTGTGAAAATGGGCTTCTAGGACTTGACGGTTAGGGCCATCTCCCACAAGGGCCAAACGAGAATTCGGAATTTTCTCTAAAACGGGTTTAATCCGTTCAATTTCTTTTTCAGCCCCCAAACGGCCCACATAGAGTAATAAAGGGCTGTCCGGGTGTCCTTGACTGAGAAAATCCCGCATTTCCACGCTGGCTAAGGAGGGTTGAAACAGTTCTGTATCGACGCCCCGTTGCCATAAATCCAGCCGTTCAATTCCATGATTACCGAGTTCAAGCACCATAGCCGTTGAGGTACAAAGATTTAACTGGGCTTGGTTATGGGCGGCTCTTAACATACTCCACAGTACCTCCTCCAACATTCCTAAGCCATAATGATGCAAATATTGGGGTAAATGGGTATGATACGATGCAACTAAAGGAATATTTAACTTTTTGGCATAATATAAACCTCCTAGCCCCAAAATAGCCGGGTTCGCCACATGAATCAAATTCGGTTGAAATTTTTCTAATTCCACGCCAATACCCGGATGGGGAATACCCAGTTTTAACTCTGGGTACAGGGGTAGAGGTACTCCCTCAACTCCATAGATTCTGGCCCCTTTGTATTCCGTGAGTCCCCCTGCTGGAGAAATTACTAATACTTCGTCTCCCAACCGTTGTAACTGTTCGACCGTATGACAC encodes the following:
- a CDS encoding glycosyltransferase family 4 protein; protein product: MRIALFTETFLPKIDGIVTRLCHTVEQLQRLGDEVLVISPAGGLTEYKGARIYGVEGVPLPLYPELKLGIPHPGIGVELEKFQPNLIHVANPAILGLGGLYYAKKLNIPLVASYHTHLPQYLHHYGLGMLEEVLWSMLRAAHNQAQLNLCTSTAMVLELGNHGIERLDLWQRGVDTELFQPSLASVEMRDFLSQGHPDSPLLLYVGRLGAEKEIERIKPVLEKIPNSRLALVGDGPNRQVLEAHFHKTPTHFVGYLRGKDLATAYASADAFIFPSRTETLGLVLLEAMAAGTPVVAARSGGIPDIVTDGINGYLFDPGDEDGAITATQRLLANPQERETLRQNARLEAERWGWTAATQQLRSYYQEILSRYSLPFVA
- a CDS encoding adenylate/guanylate cyclase domain-containing protein: MTFSNAGSILATLTQVDRMGLLAARVKNLPIGEFICILDFITAEFQQFLRAIDLINNEAIETLLEQLLDAFTLKIGQLLQADCTTIFLINRGKNQLWYTKVQEGTGQAKEIRLPMDSGILGYVARTGKAMNVADAHNCPLFDAEVDEPAEYHTRTILCMPIFSSQKPEEAVAVVRLLNKAEDLAFTEEDEQQFRAFADSIGIILESCQSFFVAARNQRGVAALLKATTTLGQSLDLETTLKAVMEQARDLMQADRSTLFLLKKETHELWTKVANAEGSKMMEIRIPANRGIAGYVASTGQVLNIPDAYCDPRFDPTTDRRTGYQTRNILCMPVYNAAGELIGVTQLINKNKGSFTNSDEEFLRAFNAQAGIALQNAQLFENVMVEKQYQKDILQSLSDVVISTDLKGRIVTINDAALELLGCPKPQAGERTIRQYWEEKLTGRYVWEVVPIENLRFRLEDSLRHAARHYVPEQSLTVGLIKQEETKDNITQIIPVLGIPDRYHPELYYPWGESTALQHKDTTYSKQQVREIERSINLTVNPLTNPEGGVRGGLVVLEDISREKRMKTTMYRYMTPGVAEQVMALGEDVLMVGERKEVTILFSDIRGYTTLTENLEASDVVALLNQYFETMVEAVFSHEGTLDKFIGDALMAVFGAPLPLRDNHAWMAVKSALDMRRRLKEFNQMRPDEPQIRIGIGMSSGEVVSGNIGSQKRMDYTVIGDGVNLSSRLEQITKQYGCDIIISEMTYHLCQDKIWVRELDRVRVKGKNQAVSIYELIGNRSLALDAPAKEFLDCFNQARMAYLAKDFKQAIRIFEEAKKMRPDDRAVQIHIGRSQQYLQTSVPEEWDGVYTMTTK